A DNA window from Labrys wisconsinensis contains the following coding sequences:
- a CDS encoding bifunctional sugar-binding transcriptional regulator/dihydroxyacetone kinase subunit DhaK: MRERAEAIPLQFRDDLLLWAGWLYVHDGLTQNDIAKVMGISRATVNGYLAEARTRGIVSLNIEPSRLGALGIAQALKQRFRLAECIVVPEDDGSRPLVKRLGEAGAGVLRSLLRPGDTLGVAWGRTVMAIADSMSHVAIPDLSVIQVTGGTTATFDFAPERCASRLAEPLGARCISLTAPAVVSSAAARDMLMAEPILREQFDLLRRADKILFGICSTRPDSLIYTSGLIGQAAMTQYHALRATAVVAGRFMDDHGRPVQGELDARMIGLSLEEIGRIKTRIAVAGGPDKVPAVLACLRGGHATILVTDAATGRSVLKADEAPEVSEPQRSSRKIQDMGGKVVRTKKLINDPKNIIEEMLEGVVGAHPRHLRQVTGSPRSVVAVDGPRPGKVGLVIGGGSGHEPTFLGFVGRGLADACAVGNVFASPPPDPILECAKAASGGAGVLFMYGNYTGDVMNFDMAAEMAAMDDIEVRTVLTTDDVASAPADQKGKRRGVAGNFFIFKIAGAACDRMWSLEDCERAARKANASTFTMGVALSPCSLPHTLRHNFEIGENDMEIGMGIHGEPGIAREPLRSADEVTDEILERIFAELPSRKGDKVAVLVNSLGSTPLMELYVISRRVHQRLARKGIGVHATWVGNYCTSLEMAGASISILALDDELTELLDHPCDCASFRAG; the protein is encoded by the coding sequence CAACATCGAGCCCTCGCGCCTCGGCGCCCTCGGCATCGCCCAAGCGCTGAAACAGCGCTTCAGGCTCGCCGAATGCATCGTCGTGCCCGAGGACGACGGCAGCCGGCCGCTGGTCAAGCGCCTGGGCGAGGCCGGCGCCGGCGTGCTGCGCAGCCTGCTCCGGCCGGGCGACACCCTCGGCGTCGCCTGGGGCCGCACGGTGATGGCGATCGCCGACAGCATGAGCCACGTCGCCATCCCCGACCTCTCGGTGATCCAGGTGACGGGGGGCACCACGGCGACCTTCGACTTCGCGCCCGAGCGCTGCGCCTCGCGCCTCGCCGAGCCCCTGGGAGCGCGCTGCATCAGCCTCACCGCGCCGGCGGTGGTCTCCTCGGCGGCGGCGCGCGACATGCTGATGGCCGAGCCGATCTTGCGCGAGCAGTTCGACCTCCTCAGGCGGGCCGACAAGATCCTGTTCGGCATCTGCTCCACCCGCCCCGACAGCCTGATCTACACCAGCGGCCTGATCGGGCAGGCGGCGATGACGCAGTATCATGCCCTGCGCGCCACCGCCGTGGTGGCCGGGCGCTTCATGGACGATCACGGCCGGCCGGTGCAGGGCGAGCTCGATGCGCGCATGATCGGCCTGTCGCTGGAGGAGATCGGCCGGATCAAGACGCGCATCGCCGTCGCCGGCGGGCCGGACAAGGTGCCGGCGGTGCTGGCCTGCCTGCGCGGCGGCCACGCCACCATCCTGGTGACGGACGCCGCCACCGGCCGCAGCGTGCTCAAGGCGGACGAGGCGCCGGAGGTCAGCGAGCCGCAGCGCAGCAGCCGCAAGATTCAGGACATGGGAGGAAAGGTCGTGCGGACCAAGAAACTGATCAACGACCCCAAGAACATCATCGAGGAGATGCTGGAGGGCGTCGTCGGCGCCCATCCCCGGCATCTCAGGCAGGTGACGGGCAGCCCGCGCTCGGTCGTCGCGGTCGACGGGCCGCGGCCCGGCAAGGTCGGCCTGGTGATCGGCGGCGGCTCCGGGCACGAGCCGACCTTCCTCGGCTTCGTCGGCCGGGGCCTGGCCGATGCCTGCGCCGTCGGCAACGTCTTCGCCTCGCCCCCGCCCGACCCGATCCTCGAATGCGCCAAGGCGGCCAGCGGCGGCGCCGGCGTGCTGTTCATGTACGGCAACTACACCGGCGACGTCATGAACTTCGACATGGCCGCCGAGATGGCGGCGATGGACGACATCGAGGTGCGCACCGTGCTGACCACCGACGACGTCGCCTCGGCGCCGGCGGACCAGAAGGGAAAGCGGCGCGGCGTCGCCGGCAATTTCTTCATCTTCAAGATCGCCGGTGCCGCCTGCGACCGGATGTGGTCGCTGGAGGACTGCGAGCGCGCCGCCCGCAAGGCCAATGCCAGCACGTTCACCATGGGCGTCGCCCTGTCGCCCTGCTCGCTGCCGCACACGCTGCGCCACAATTTCGAGATCGGCGAGAACGACATGGAGATCGGCATGGGCATCCATGGCGAGCCCGGCATCGCCCGCGAGCCGCTGCGCAGCGCCGACGAGGTGACGGACGAGATCCTGGAGCGCATCTTCGCCGAGCTGCCTTCGCGCAAGGGCGACAAGGTGGCGGTGCTGGTCAACTCGCTCGGCTCGACCCCGCTGATGGAGCTCTACGTCATCAGCCGGCGCGTGCACCAGCGCCTGGCCCGCAAGGGCATCGGCGTGCACGCCACCTGGGTCGGCAATTACTGCACCTCGCTGGAGATGGCCGGCGCCTCGATCAGCATCCTCGCCCTCGACGACGAGCTGACCGAGCTGCTCGACCATCCCTGCGACTGCGCGTCCTTCCGGGCCGGCTGA
- the dhaL gene encoding dihydroxyacetone kinase subunit DhaL, with protein sequence MTELSAADLVGMFNAIAAAIEADRDRLSELDGVIGDADHGVTMGIGFGAVNEALAGLDPASADPTAVFNTAAKTFLNAVGASTGPLYGTAFMRAGAALKGRRTVDRDGMVAAVVAMAKGMQDRGKAERGDKTMMDAWLPAAEAIEAAAAAGAPLAGCLQAAVAAAAEGAEATKTMIASKGRASRLGERALGHMDPGAASAVVILQAMAASVG encoded by the coding sequence ATGACCGAACTCAGCGCCGCCGACCTCGTCGGCATGTTCAACGCCATCGCCGCGGCGATCGAAGCCGACCGGGACCGGCTCTCCGAGCTCGACGGCGTCATCGGCGACGCCGACCACGGCGTCACCATGGGCATCGGCTTCGGCGCGGTGAACGAGGCCCTGGCCGGCCTCGATCCCGCCTCGGCCGACCCGACGGCGGTGTTCAACACCGCGGCCAAGACCTTCCTCAACGCCGTCGGCGCCTCCACCGGCCCGCTCTACGGCACGGCGTTCATGCGCGCCGGCGCGGCGCTGAAGGGCCGCAGGACGGTCGACCGCGACGGCATGGTCGCCGCGGTCGTCGCCATGGCGAAGGGCATGCAGGATCGCGGCAAGGCCGAGCGCGGCGACAAGACCATGATGGACGCCTGGCTGCCGGCAGCCGAGGCGATCGAGGCCGCGGCGGCTGCGGGCGCGCCCCTCGCCGGCTGCCTGCAGGCCGCCGTCGCCGCCGCGGCCGAAGGCGCCGAGGCCACCAAGACCATGATCGCCTCCAAGGGCCGCGCCTCGCGCCTGGGCGAGCGCGCCCTCGGCCACATGGACCCCGGCGCCGCCTCGGCGGTGGTGATCCTGCAGGCGATGGCGGCGAGCGTGGGGTGA
- the otnI gene encoding 2-oxo-tetronate isomerase, with amino-acid sequence MPRFAANLTMMFGEWSFLDRFAEAAEAGFTAVEFLFPYEHQPAEIADRLERNGLEQALFNLPPGDWAAGERGLAALPERAAEFRDSVARALDYALATKARRLHVMAGLAPSGSAEAGAAYREALRHACAAAAPHGIDILIEPLNKRDMPGYFLDDFGMAADIIAELGLPNLKLQFDIYHRQILHGDVTRGLEALLPITGHIQIASVPLRQEPGTGELDDARLFATLDELDYAGFVGCEYRPRAGTLEGLAWFVRAPRR; translated from the coding sequence ATGCCGCGCTTTGCCGCCAACCTGACCATGATGTTCGGCGAATGGTCCTTCCTCGACCGCTTCGCCGAGGCCGCCGAGGCCGGCTTCACCGCCGTGGAGTTCCTGTTCCCCTATGAGCACCAGCCGGCCGAGATCGCCGACCGGCTGGAGCGCAACGGGCTCGAGCAGGCCCTGTTCAACCTGCCGCCCGGCGACTGGGCGGCGGGCGAGCGCGGCCTCGCGGCGCTGCCGGAGCGCGCAGCCGAGTTCCGCGACAGCGTCGCCCGGGCGCTCGACTATGCCCTGGCGACCAAGGCCAGGCGTCTGCACGTGATGGCGGGCCTGGCGCCGAGCGGTTCGGCCGAAGCGGGCGCCGCCTATCGCGAGGCGCTGCGCCATGCCTGCGCCGCCGCCGCGCCGCACGGCATCGACATCCTGATCGAGCCGCTGAACAAGCGCGACATGCCCGGCTATTTCCTCGACGATTTCGGCATGGCGGCCGACATCATCGCCGAGCTCGGCCTGCCCAACCTCAAGCTGCAGTTCGACATCTATCACCGCCAGATCCTGCATGGCGACGTGACGCGCGGCCTGGAGGCGCTGCTGCCGATCACCGGCCACATCCAGATCGCCTCGGTGCCGCTGCGCCAGGAGCCCGGCACCGGCGAGCTCGACGACGCGCGCCTGTTCGCCACCCTGGACGAGCTCGACTATGCCGGCTTCGTCGGCTGCGAGTACCGGCCGCGGGCGGGCACGCTGGAGGGGCTCGCCTGGTTCGTGCGGGCGCCGCGACGGTAG
- the ltnD gene encoding L-threonate dehydrogenase: MTSSKQGPGAAALTVGVVGLGSMGYGMAGSLARAGFAVTGFDTRPAVVARFAAEHGAGAASAAEAAAEADVVVVVVVNADQTRQVLLGEGGLLAAMKPGAAVVSCATMAPERAREFARAVEAAGRLYVDAPISGGAVRAAEGALTILASGTPAALAKARPALEAMAAKLYVLGDEPGIGASFKIVNQLLAGVHIAAACEAIVFARRLGLDIARVYEVITASAGNSWMFENRIPHVLEGDYSPRSAVEIFTKDLGIVADISRSEKFATPIASSALQMFLMTAAAGMGGDDDASVARLYARIASLELPAAKE, from the coding sequence ATGACGTCATCGAAGCAAGGGCCGGGCGCCGCGGCGCTGACGGTCGGCGTCGTCGGCCTGGGATCGATGGGCTACGGCATGGCCGGGTCGCTCGCCCGGGCCGGGTTCGCCGTGACCGGCTTCGACACGCGTCCGGCCGTGGTGGCGCGCTTCGCCGCCGAGCACGGCGCCGGCGCCGCCTCGGCGGCCGAGGCCGCCGCCGAGGCTGACGTGGTGGTGGTCGTGGTGGTCAATGCCGACCAGACCCGCCAGGTGCTGCTCGGCGAGGGCGGCCTGCTCGCGGCGATGAAGCCCGGCGCGGCCGTGGTGTCCTGCGCCACCATGGCGCCGGAGCGGGCGCGCGAATTCGCCCGGGCGGTCGAGGCGGCCGGCCGGCTCTATGTCGACGCGCCGATCAGCGGCGGTGCCGTCCGCGCTGCCGAGGGGGCGCTGACCATCCTCGCCTCGGGCACGCCGGCGGCGCTGGCCAAGGCGCGGCCGGCGCTCGAGGCGATGGCGGCCAAGCTCTACGTCCTCGGCGACGAGCCGGGCATCGGCGCCTCGTTCAAGATCGTCAACCAGCTTCTCGCCGGCGTGCACATCGCCGCCGCCTGCGAGGCCATCGTCTTCGCCAGGCGCCTCGGCCTCGACATCGCCAGGGTCTATGAGGTGATCACCGCCTCGGCCGGCAATTCCTGGATGTTCGAGAACCGGATACCGCACGTGCTCGAGGGCGATTACTCACCGCGCAGCGCGGTGGAGATCTTCACCAAGGACCTCGGCATCGTCGCCGACATCTCGCGCTCGGAGAAATTCGCGACGCCGATTGCGTCCTCGGCCCTGCAGATGTTCCTGATGACGGCCGCGGCCGGCATGGGCGGCGACGACGACGCCTCCGTCGCCCGCCTCTATGCCCGGATCGCGAGCCTCGAGCTTCCCGCCGCCAAGGAGTGA
- a CDS encoding LacI family DNA-binding transcriptional regulator, which produces MKGRRGFQQSAFTLTDVAREAGVSEITVSRVIRAKGAIAEETRRRVEAAIRKVGYVPNRIAGSLASAGSDLIGIIIPSLGNIVFPDVLRGLHDAISGRGFRAVVSVTDYRLDAERDLVRALLSWRPAALIVTGCEHEPDSRHMLAHAGLTVVEVMDIDGDPIDIAVGMSHARAGRETAAFLLGRGYRRFGYVGHDLERDLRARRRREAFLATIRQAGASLAGEVIVPGPSSVPAGRTALAALRDAHGGIDAVYFSNDDMAIGGVFHCMAAGIAVPASLAIAGFNGLDMGQALPQPLTTVLTRRYEIGRCAGQAVLDRFDGLAVPAATDVGFELLPGATA; this is translated from the coding sequence TTGAAGGGACGGCGGGGGTTCCAGCAATCGGCGTTCACGCTCACCGACGTGGCGCGGGAGGCCGGGGTCAGCGAGATCACCGTGTCGCGCGTCATCCGCGCCAAGGGGGCGATCGCCGAGGAGACGCGCCGGCGGGTCGAGGCCGCCATCCGCAAGGTCGGCTACGTCCCGAACCGCATCGCCGGCTCGCTCGCCTCGGCCGGCTCGGACCTCATCGGCATCATCATTCCCTCGCTCGGCAACATCGTCTTCCCCGACGTGCTGCGCGGCCTGCACGACGCCATTTCCGGCAGGGGTTTCCGGGCCGTCGTCAGCGTCACGGATTACCGGCTGGACGCCGAGCGCGATCTCGTCCGCGCGCTCCTGTCCTGGCGCCCGGCCGCCCTCATCGTCACCGGCTGCGAGCACGAGCCCGACAGCCGCCACATGCTGGCCCATGCCGGCCTGACCGTGGTGGAGGTGATGGACATCGACGGCGATCCCATCGACATCGCCGTCGGCATGTCGCATGCCCGGGCCGGCCGCGAGACGGCCGCCTTCCTGCTCGGGCGCGGCTATCGGCGCTTCGGCTATGTCGGGCACGACCTCGAGCGCGACCTGCGTGCCCGCAGGCGGCGCGAGGCCTTCCTCGCCACCATCCGCCAGGCCGGGGCGAGTCTCGCCGGCGAGGTGATCGTGCCGGGCCCCTCCTCGGTGCCGGCCGGGCGCACGGCGCTCGCCGCGCTGCGCGACGCGCATGGCGGCATCGACGCGGTCTATTTCTCCAACGACGACATGGCGATCGGCGGCGTGTTCCACTGCATGGCCGCGGGCATCGCCGTGCCCGCCAGCCTCGCCATCGCCGGCTTCAACGGCCTCGACATGGGCCAGGCGCTGCCCCAGCCGCTCACCACGGTGCTGACCCGGCGCTACGAGATCGGCCGCTGCGCCGGCCAGGCGGTGCTCGACCGCTTCGACGGGCTCGCCGTGCCAGCCGCCACCGATGTCGGCTTCGAGCTCCTGCCCGGCGCCACCGCCTGA
- the otnK gene encoding 3-oxo-tetronate kinase, giving the protein MLLGCIADDLTGATDLSLMLSREGLRTVQTTGLPPDGLDLGQADAVVVALKSRTIPAAEAVAQSLAAADWLLGAGARRLFFKYCSTFDSTDAGNIGPVAEALLRRLGADFTLACPAFPANGRSIYQGHLFVNGVPLAESSMRDHPLTPMRDSDLRRVLQRQTGLAVGHVAFADVEAGSAAIARAFDRERRAGRAIAIVDAITDAHLRSIGAAAADLALVTGGSGVAIGLPAAYRDAGLIAALTPPAPAIAAPPGRAAILAGSCSAATRGQVEAAIAAGVPAFRVDPLAIADGALTPAAVTAWLAAQPAATTPLVYSSDAPEAVHAVQARLGRDKAGHLVEDLLAAVAAALPDAGFRRLLVAGGETSGAVVAALGVRALAIGPEIDPGVPWTLSLSGPAVALALKSGNFGTPDFFLKAWRFLT; this is encoded by the coding sequence ATGCTGCTTGGATGCATCGCCGACGACCTCACCGGCGCCACCGACCTGTCCCTGATGCTGTCGCGCGAAGGCCTGCGCACGGTGCAGACCACCGGCCTGCCGCCCGACGGCCTCGACCTCGGTCAGGCCGATGCCGTGGTCGTCGCCCTCAAATCGCGCACGATTCCCGCGGCCGAGGCCGTCGCCCAGTCGCTCGCCGCCGCCGACTGGCTGCTCGGGGCCGGCGCCCGGCGCCTGTTCTTCAAATATTGCTCGACCTTCGATTCCACCGATGCGGGCAATATCGGCCCCGTGGCCGAGGCCCTGCTGCGGCGGCTCGGCGCCGACTTCACCCTCGCCTGCCCGGCCTTCCCCGCCAACGGGCGCTCGATCTACCAGGGCCATCTCTTCGTCAACGGCGTGCCGCTCGCCGAGAGCAGCATGCGCGACCATCCGCTGACGCCGATGCGCGATTCCGACCTGCGCCGCGTGCTGCAGCGCCAGACCGGCCTCGCGGTCGGCCATGTCGCCTTCGCCGATGTCGAGGCTGGCTCCGCGGCCATCGCCCGGGCCTTCGACCGCGAGCGCCGGGCGGGCCGTGCCATCGCCATCGTCGACGCCATCACCGATGCGCATCTGCGATCGATCGGCGCGGCTGCGGCCGATCTGGCGCTCGTCACCGGCGGTTCCGGTGTCGCCATCGGCCTGCCCGCCGCCTATCGCGACGCTGGCCTGATCGCGGCGCTGACCCCGCCGGCGCCGGCGATCGCCGCCCCGCCCGGCCGCGCCGCCATCCTCGCCGGGTCCTGCTCGGCGGCCACGCGCGGGCAGGTGGAGGCCGCGATCGCCGCCGGCGTGCCCGCCTTCCGCGTCGACCCGCTCGCCATCGCCGACGGCGCCCTGACGCCGGCCGCCGTCACCGCCTGGCTCGCCGCCCAGCCTGCGGCCACGACGCCGCTGGTCTATTCCAGCGACGCGCCGGAGGCGGTGCATGCCGTGCAGGCGCGGCTCGGCCGCGACAAGGCCGGCCATCTCGTCGAGGACCTCCTCGCCGCCGTGGCCGCCGCCCTGCCGGATGCGGGCTTCCGCCGCCTCCTCGTCGCCGGCGGCGAGACCTCGGGCGCGGTGGTCGCCGCCCTCGGCGTCCGGGCGCTCGCCATCGGCCCGGAGATCGACCCCGGCGTGCCCTGGACCCTCAGCCTGTCGGGGCCGGCCGTGGCCCTCGCCCTCAAGTCCGGCAATTTCGGCACGCCCGACTTCTTCCTCAAGGCCTGGAGGTTCCTCACGTGA
- the otnC gene encoding 3-oxo-tetronate 4-phosphate decarboxylase: MSATTESALRERICACGASLFRRGLTFGSTGNISARLPDGGWLMTPTNASLGELDPAGLSKLDAEGRHVAGGKPTKEAFLHRVMYAKRPSCEAVVHLHSTHSVAVSCLHGIDAHDCLPPITAYYVMRVGRLPLVPYHPPGDETLARAVEKLAGEHHAVLLANHGPVVSGTSLDNAMYATEELEETAKLFLLLRGSAIRPLTGEQVEELRQRFGGA; this comes from the coding sequence GTGAGCGCCACCACGGAATCCGCCCTGCGCGAGCGCATCTGCGCCTGCGGCGCCTCGCTGTTCCGCCGCGGCCTGACCTTCGGGTCGACCGGCAACATCTCGGCGCGCCTGCCCGACGGCGGCTGGCTGATGACGCCGACCAACGCCTCGCTCGGCGAGCTCGACCCGGCCGGCCTGTCGAAGCTCGACGCCGAAGGCAGGCATGTGGCTGGGGGCAAGCCGACCAAGGAGGCCTTCCTGCACCGGGTGATGTACGCCAAGCGGCCGAGCTGCGAGGCCGTCGTGCATCTCCACTCCACCCATTCGGTGGCGGTGTCCTGCCTGCACGGCATCGACGCGCACGACTGCCTACCGCCGATCACGGCTTATTACGTCATGCGCGTCGGGCGCCTGCCGCTGGTGCCCTACCATCCGCCGGGCGACGAGACCCTCGCGAGGGCGGTGGAGAAGCTCGCCGGCGAGCACCACGCGGTGCTGCTCGCCAATCATGGCCCGGTGGTGTCGGGCACCAGCCTGGACAATGCCATGTACGCGACGGAGGAGCTGGAGGAGACGGCCAAGCTTTTCCTGCTGCTGCGCGGCTCGGCCATCAGGCCGCTCACGGGCGAGCAGGTGGAGGAGCTGCGGCAGCGGTTCGGGGGAGCTTGA
- a CDS encoding substrate-binding domain-containing protein: MDAITRGRRAIPAALLAGTILATAGPALAADPLVKACSKTGEFVIGFSQANNAEPYRQHVNDELTAAAKAVPQFTLQIADGAGNVNTQTSQVDNFITQKVDLLLISPFEAAPLTPAVKRAMEAGIPVIELDRKTVGDPGKDYTAFIGGDNYKIALEAGHYTAKTLLPDGGQVAVLEGLPSSTPAVERLNGFKDGVKDNGKIEVVAEQAADWLPDKAQTAFSAMLQAHPDIKMVYASNDMMAAGARLAAKGAGKEVKIIGTDGLPGPAGGIEAVVRGEWAATFTYPTGAKEAIDMAKAILLDCAPSVDTVVTVATTAITPENAKQMAGK; the protein is encoded by the coding sequence ATGGACGCGATCACAAGAGGACGGCGGGCCATCCCCGCCGCGCTGCTCGCCGGCACGATCCTGGCGACAGCCGGACCGGCGCTCGCCGCCGATCCGCTGGTCAAGGCTTGCTCGAAGACCGGCGAGTTCGTCATCGGCTTCTCGCAGGCCAACAATGCCGAGCCCTACCGCCAGCACGTCAACGACGAATTGACCGCCGCGGCCAAGGCGGTGCCGCAGTTCACGCTGCAGATCGCCGACGGCGCCGGCAACGTCAACACGCAGACCTCGCAGGTCGACAACTTCATCACCCAGAAGGTCGACCTTCTCCTGATCTCGCCCTTCGAGGCGGCGCCGCTGACCCCGGCGGTGAAGCGGGCGATGGAGGCCGGCATCCCGGTGATCGAGCTCGACCGCAAGACGGTGGGCGATCCCGGCAAGGACTACACGGCCTTCATCGGCGGCGACAACTACAAGATCGCGCTCGAGGCGGGCCACTACACCGCCAAGACGCTGCTGCCCGACGGCGGCCAGGTCGCGGTGCTGGAGGGCCTGCCGAGCTCGACCCCGGCGGTCGAGCGGCTGAACGGCTTCAAGGACGGCGTCAAGGACAACGGCAAGATCGAGGTGGTGGCCGAGCAGGCCGCCGACTGGCTGCCGGACAAGGCCCAGACCGCCTTCTCGGCCATGCTGCAGGCCCATCCCGACATCAAGATGGTCTATGCCAGCAACGACATGATGGCGGCGGGCGCCCGCCTCGCCGCCAAGGGCGCGGGCAAGGAGGTGAAGATCATCGGCACCGACGGGCTGCCCGGCCCGGCCGGCGGCATCGAGGCGGTGGTCCGCGGCGAATGGGCGGCGACCTTCACCTATCCCACCGGCGCCAAGGAGGCGATCGACATGGCGAAGGCTATCCTGCTCGACTGCGCCCCGTCGGTCGATACGGTGGTGACGGTGGCGACGACAGCGATCACGCCGGAGAACGCCAAGCAGATGGCGGGGAAGTAG
- a CDS encoding ABC transporter permease: MSSPDASARPSPVAPVKRRDPLALVVRFQSLIGLVLVVIGGILFSPRRHGVILFLAPDNIANIVRAVSETGIIAIGMTFVIITAGIDLSVGALLGLSSVVTATMMISAGWGLVPTLLAVLAAGVAFGVVQGSISTRFRLEPFIVTLAGLQAARGLALVVSGNQYINISYGEGPGLAPPIFAHLGDRLFNNTVPVATIVFVVFAAIATIVLNTTRFGRYVFAVGGNERAARLSGVPVSAVKISVYAITGFAAALAGIVHAGQFNFGSANDGAGYELTAIAAVVIGGTSLFGGAGSMVGTVAGTIMLGALANVLQLNNITPALQLLATAAIIVLAAVLQSLVRRREGLIR; encoded by the coding sequence ATGTCCAGCCCTGACGCCTCCGCCCGCCCGAGCCCGGTCGCGCCGGTCAAGCGCCGCGATCCGCTCGCCCTGGTGGTGCGGTTCCAGAGCCTGATCGGCCTGGTGCTGGTGGTGATCGGCGGCATCCTGTTCTCGCCGCGCCGGCACGGCGTGATCCTGTTCCTGGCGCCCGACAACATCGCCAACATCGTCCGCGCCGTGTCGGAGACCGGCATCATCGCCATCGGCATGACCTTCGTCATCATCACCGCCGGCATCGACCTCTCGGTCGGCGCGCTGCTGGGCCTGTCCAGCGTGGTGACGGCGACGATGATGATCTCGGCCGGCTGGGGGCTGGTGCCGACCCTGCTCGCCGTGCTCGCCGCCGGCGTCGCCTTCGGCGTGGTGCAGGGCTCGATCTCGACCCGCTTCCGCCTCGAGCCCTTCATCGTCACCCTGGCCGGGCTGCAGGCCGCCCGCGGCCTCGCCCTGGTGGTCTCGGGCAACCAGTACATCAACATCTCCTACGGCGAGGGCCCTGGCCTGGCGCCGCCGATCTTCGCCCATCTCGGCGACCGGCTGTTCAACAACACCGTCCCGGTGGCCACCATCGTGTTCGTCGTCTTCGCCGCCATCGCCACGATCGTGCTCAACACCACGCGCTTCGGCCGCTACGTCTTCGCCGTCGGCGGCAACGAGCGGGCGGCGCGGCTCTCGGGCGTGCCGGTCTCGGCGGTGAAGATCAGCGTCTACGCCATCACCGGCTTTGCCGCGGCGCTCGCCGGCATCGTCCATGCCGGCCAGTTCAATTTCGGCAGCGCCAATGACGGCGCCGGCTACGAGCTGACCGCCATCGCCGCCGTGGTGATCGGCGGCACCAGCCTGTTCGGCGGCGCCGGCTCGATGGTCGGCACCGTCGCCGGCACCATCATGCTCGGCGCGCTCGCCAACGTGCTGCAGCTCAACAACATCACCCCCGCCCTGCAACTGCTCGCCACCGCGGCGATCATCGTGCTGGCGGCGGTGCTGCAATCCCTCGTCCGCCGCCGCGAGGGCCTGATCCGTTAG